One region of Phycisphaerales bacterium genomic DNA includes:
- a CDS encoding type II secretion system protein gives MNRLSHRAMTLIEILAATVLLAILGSMCASVLRSVPVIPTKSAAGATPIDMLALEGAADELLADPSLGERLVADASAELLTPWPDDPARPSIQVRRVVHESAAEKPEHAWVAFSCEEFLVWRCIDLPEENPDP, from the coding sequence ATGAACCGTTTATCCCATCGCGCCATGACATTGATCGAAATCCTCGCCGCAACAGTGCTGCTCGCGATCCTCGGAAGTATGTGCGCTTCGGTGCTGCGCAGTGTGCCGGTGATCCCCACGAAGTCCGCGGCCGGCGCGACACCCATCGACATGCTGGCGCTCGAAGGCGCGGCTGATGAACTTCTTGCCGATCCGAGCCTGGGCGAGCGACTCGTCGCCGATGCAAGTGCTGAACTGCTAACGCCTTGGCCCGATGATCCGGCGCGCCCGTCGATCCAAGTCCGTCGTGTCGTGCATGAATCCGCCGCCGAAAAGCCCGAGCACGCGTGGGTCGCATTCTCGTGCGAAGAGTTCCTCGTCTGGCGCTGCATCGATTTGCCAGAGGAGAACCCGGATCCGTGA
- a CDS encoding prepilin-type N-terminal cleavage/methylation domain-containing protein — MSAAVANSRSHGGFTLVEMLAVVMLLGLVSSVAVVSLAGADETGALQSARWGFVNLDAQARLAARTDGAAVVIRLLDGGARAVASVTPASEGAWSASFDCPRSTLARFFERDGGQELDGIIIDRTGRSADVSVQVFSASGRSERWFIHGLTGEISRDGLNGTEP, encoded by the coding sequence ATGAGCGCCGCAGTCGCCAACTCACGATCCCACGGCGGCTTCACGCTCGTCGAAATGCTCGCCGTGGTGATGTTGCTCGGGCTGGTTTCGTCAGTTGCGGTGGTCTCGCTCGCCGGAGCGGACGAGACAGGAGCTTTGCAGTCGGCACGGTGGGGATTTGTGAATCTCGACGCGCAGGCTCGGCTGGCCGCGCGAACCGATGGCGCTGCGGTCGTGATTCGCCTTCTGGATGGCGGTGCGCGTGCAGTTGCCAGCGTGACGCCCGCCTCCGAAGGAGCGTGGTCGGCTTCGTTCGATTGCCCTCGTTCCACGCTCGCTCGATTCTTCGAGAGAGACGGCGGACAGGAACTCGATGGCATCATCATCGACCGTACCGGCCGCAGCGCGGACGTGTCAGTGCAGGTCTTCAGCGCATCAGGTCGCTCGGAGCGGTGGTTCATCCACGGCCTTACGGGCGAAATCAGCAGGGACGGGTTGAACGGAACAGAACCATGA
- the gspG gene encoding type II secretion system major pseudopilin GspG — protein sequence MTLVEILAVVVILGLIATTLLVGFSGTFGKAKHELAKSGIGLLVGKVETYRIEKSDWPSNELGLAVLSAPHATPTASYYVNADQLTDPWGRQYLYVMPGPDGNPFEILSYGADGQPGGEGENADLSSANLRGKADQ from the coding sequence ATGACACTCGTGGAGATCCTCGCTGTAGTGGTCATCCTCGGACTGATCGCGACGACACTACTGGTCGGCTTCTCTGGCACCTTCGGCAAGGCCAAGCACGAACTGGCCAAGAGTGGTATCGGGTTGCTCGTGGGCAAGGTGGAGACGTATCGAATTGAGAAGAGCGACTGGCCGAGCAACGAACTGGGCCTGGCAGTGCTCAGCGCCCCGCACGCGACCCCGACCGCCTCGTACTACGTGAATGCCGATCAGCTGACCGACCCTTGGGGCCGCCAGTACCTCTACGTGATGCCCGGGCCCGATGGAAATCCCTTTGAGATTCTCTCGTACGGAGCCGATGGGCAGCCGGGCGGTGAGGGCGAGAACGCGGATCTGTCATCCGCGAATCTTCGAGGGAAGGCGGACCAATGA
- a CDS encoding type II secretion system F family protein, with protein MELWRYTAVRTEAGEALAPRRGELMAESAVEVRASLRRIGWQVVELRRARKPITLPIHLRQAFNRHLRRRRRDQRAEIFEGLCSLLESGLPLVECLEVMGEEPARWAGRARRMMLIEWREAMRSGASPAQAMGNHPSWFDGIDCAMVESGQHGGMLPSVLKHMAEREARVGQLGHQLVAALTYPAIITVAAIGVAVFLSIKTLPDLANLLSTAKIEVPALTRWVMAGGQLAAHWGAVLLLAIVVLAAGGVVALRAAVQRSPRAARFAAACTPRVLRTWSVALFARNLADLLRAGVPAVEALRVLSTTLPVALNRVITNAAAEIEAGGDLAQVLNEPLWFSAQFRRLLHSGQAAGELEATLERMAQREERRTERQINRLATLLEPAAILALATLVGAVVLAGVLPLTRLQEMIR; from the coding sequence ATGGAACTTTGGCGTTACACGGCGGTGCGAACTGAGGCGGGAGAGGCGCTGGCGCCGCGCCGCGGTGAACTCATGGCCGAGTCGGCTGTGGAAGTCCGGGCCTCGCTGCGCCGAATCGGCTGGCAGGTCGTCGAGTTGCGCCGGGCGCGCAAGCCCATCACGTTGCCGATTCATCTGCGCCAAGCGTTCAACCGGCATCTCAGAAGGCGCCGCCGAGATCAGCGAGCGGAAATCTTCGAGGGCCTGTGCTCATTGCTGGAATCGGGACTTCCGCTCGTCGAATGCCTTGAGGTGATGGGTGAGGAACCGGCGCGGTGGGCGGGGCGCGCCCGGCGAATGATGCTCATCGAGTGGCGCGAAGCGATGCGCAGCGGCGCCAGCCCGGCCCAGGCGATGGGGAATCACCCTTCGTGGTTCGACGGCATCGACTGCGCCATGGTGGAGTCGGGCCAGCATGGCGGAATGCTGCCGAGCGTACTCAAGCACATGGCCGAGCGCGAAGCGCGAGTCGGCCAACTGGGCCACCAGCTCGTTGCCGCACTCACCTATCCGGCCATCATCACCGTGGCCGCCATCGGCGTCGCGGTGTTCTTGAGTATCAAGACACTGCCCGATCTCGCGAACCTGCTCTCGACCGCCAAGATTGAAGTGCCCGCACTCACGCGATGGGTCATGGCCGGCGGCCAGCTGGCCGCCCATTGGGGCGCGGTGCTGCTCCTGGCGATTGTGGTGCTCGCGGCCGGTGGGGTCGTCGCTCTCCGCGCCGCGGTTCAGCGTTCACCTCGGGCGGCCCGATTCGCCGCCGCCTGTACACCGCGCGTCCTTCGCACCTGGTCCGTGGCGCTCTTCGCCCGCAACCTCGCGGATTTGCTCCGCGCAGGCGTGCCAGCCGTTGAGGCGCTGCGCGTTTTGTCGACTACGCTTCCGGTCGCACTCAATCGTGTCATAACGAACGCTGCTGCGGAGATCGAAGCGGGCGGCGATCTCGCTCAAGTCCTCAATGAGCCGCTCTGGTTCTCAGCCCAGTTCAGGCGACTGCTCCACAGCGGCCAGGCGGCGGGTGAACTGGAGGCGACGCTTGAGCGGATGGCGCAGCGTGAGGAGCGCCGCACGGAGCGGCAGATCAACCGGCTAGCGACCCTGCTCGAACCGGCGGCGATTCTGGCGCTGGCCACTCTGGTTGGGGCTGTGGTGCTTGCCGGCGTGCTGCCTCTCACGCGGCTTCAGGAGATGATACGGTGA
- the tadA gene encoding Flp pilus assembly complex ATPase component TadA, translated as MLVAPTVDAEFVERIERDFARRHLILGTGRQDDELELLVSQSTSRFAIHNVGTFLQVRVRSTIGDAEQIARLIDEAYSQHRKASGWSGSAAGVDRNAQSDESSTAVARWLEQADRDLLSTQGKGPVIQLVDALLFEALGKGASDVHIQPLSDRTVVRYRVDGVLHDVHQLTSEMTSGVVSRIKVMGRMDIAQNRIPQDGRATVTIGGRPVDLRLSTVPTSYGERAVMRLLDSAQQMCDFEWLGMRDDVAQAFLERATQSNGIILVTGPTGSGKTTTLYSTLRRTASPQLNIMTIEDPIEYELSTVGLAVSQMQVNSKKGITFPTGLRHILRQDPDVIMVGEIRDAETARVAIQSSLTGHLVFSTLHTNDAPSAVTRLVDLGVEPYLVSASLSAVLAQRLVRTTHQPCQGAGCDECFGTGLKGRTGLFELMPVDERLRQLISEGAALASIRAAAREAGMRTLGEEGQRLVDEGKTVPLEVHRVVQMF; from the coding sequence ATGCTGGTCGCTCCCACTGTGGATGCCGAGTTCGTCGAGCGCATCGAGCGCGACTTCGCGCGGCGGCACCTCATCCTGGGGACTGGGCGCCAGGATGATGAACTCGAACTCCTCGTGAGTCAATCGACGAGTCGATTCGCAATCCACAACGTCGGGACGTTCCTCCAAGTACGAGTCCGATCCACGATCGGCGATGCCGAGCAGATCGCACGCCTGATCGATGAGGCGTATTCCCAGCACCGCAAGGCGAGCGGCTGGAGCGGCTCTGCTGCCGGCGTCGATCGAAATGCCCAATCTGACGAGAGTTCAACGGCGGTCGCCCGCTGGCTTGAGCAGGCAGATCGCGACCTGCTCAGCACGCAGGGCAAAGGTCCGGTGATCCAGTTGGTCGATGCGCTGCTTTTCGAGGCACTGGGCAAGGGCGCCAGCGATGTCCACATCCAGCCGCTCTCGGACCGGACCGTGGTGCGCTACCGTGTGGACGGCGTCCTCCATGACGTCCATCAGCTGACTTCCGAAATGACCTCCGGCGTGGTCAGCCGCATCAAGGTGATGGGCCGGATGGATATCGCCCAGAATCGAATTCCCCAGGACGGGCGGGCCACTGTGACCATAGGCGGCAGGCCGGTTGATCTGCGCCTGAGCACCGTTCCCACGAGTTACGGTGAGCGGGCCGTGATGCGACTGCTGGACAGCGCGCAGCAAATGTGTGATTTTGAGTGGCTCGGAATGCGCGATGATGTCGCGCAGGCGTTCCTGGAACGCGCCACACAGAGCAACGGCATCATCCTCGTCACCGGGCCGACGGGCAGCGGCAAGACCACGACGCTCTATTCGACGTTGCGCCGCACTGCTTCTCCTCAGCTGAACATCATGACCATCGAAGACCCAATCGAGTACGAACTCTCAACGGTTGGGCTGGCGGTGAGCCAGATGCAGGTCAACAGCAAGAAGGGCATCACCTTCCCGACGGGCTTGCGGCACATTCTCCGCCAGGACCCCGATGTCATCATGGTCGGAGAGATCCGCGATGCCGAGACGGCGCGGGTGGCGATCCAGTCGAGCCTCACCGGGCATCTCGTGTTCTCGACGCTGCACACCAATGACGCGCCGAGCGCCGTCACGCGGCTGGTGGATCTGGGAGTGGAGCCGTACCTGGTGAGTGCTTCACTCTCGGCCGTGCTCGCCCAGCGCCTGGTTCGCACGACGCATCAGCCATGCCAGGGGGCCGGCTGTGATGAGTGCTTCGGCACGGGACTGAAGGGCCGCACGGGGTTGTTCGAGCTCATGCCCGTCGATGAGCGATTGCGGCAACTGATCTCCGAAGGCGCGGCCCTGGCATCAATCAGAGCCGCTGCACGGGAAGCGGGAATGCGAACACTGGGTGAAGAAGGACAGCGGCTTGTGGATGAAGGCAAAACAGTGCCACTCGAAGTGCACCGCGTGGTGCAGATGTTCTAA
- a CDS encoding tetratricopeptide repeat protein, which produces MIHETLSNEEREAFARMQRGILALELRGRKREADRIRRNLIARAKRRLVTGQSAWLWMCLGDAYVQASAARSAYLRALSIDSNHAESVYALGDLEWRSGNYARAEELVDRLMKLKIDPELQSLAFELARSVYKRQGRKDSYRRATSKYVAAARRCRKAGPKLGESMPELFESDARIICECKIATNRSP; this is translated from the coding sequence GTGATCCACGAGACACTATCAAACGAGGAACGAGAGGCCTTTGCCAGGATGCAGCGAGGCATTCTTGCGCTTGAACTCAGAGGACGGAAGCGCGAAGCAGATAGAATTCGAAGAAACCTCATCGCTCGCGCAAAGCGCCGACTCGTTACCGGACAGAGTGCGTGGCTCTGGATGTGCCTAGGGGACGCCTATGTTCAAGCATCTGCCGCTAGAAGCGCGTACTTAAGGGCCTTGTCGATTGATTCGAATCATGCTGAGAGTGTGTATGCACTCGGCGACTTGGAGTGGCGAAGTGGCAACTATGCGAGAGCGGAGGAATTGGTTGATCGATTGATGAAACTCAAAATCGATCCTGAATTGCAGTCACTGGCATTCGAATTGGCGCGATCGGTTTACAAGAGGCAGGGAAGAAAGGATTCATATCGCAGGGCGACTTCCAAGTATGTCGCCGCCGCCAGGCGATGCCGAAAGGCCGGTCCGAAACTTGGTGAGAGCATGCCTGAGCTGTTTGAATCGGATGCTCGGATCATTTGCGAGTGCAAGATTGCGACAAACCGGTCGCCTTAA
- a CDS encoding DUF1573 domain-containing protein, whose product MNSSDSLRRRVIVPVRTASPQFRRRAFSLVAMGAMMIAPEFLSQARCQNLIAEPARLDLGAGHVSETLVGEIRLRNVSSERIRLYSVEPSCDSCTAVTFTNGWIEAGDATELQVSLRCSADEETTLLQSVTVNCSDRERPKFKVVLEGRFHPAIVVPTDRIDVGVVPADEIVCVDAPVYNWLPRSIEIVSIGRSGPVRDDSLTIPAHSGAGPGRAIIHVELEAQASPGPRSWELQWSTGLTAQPRVGIGISAYLSPKSPLRSTEWLPIPGGIVVPLRYDRIAGPSRSPAPLPAASDECDTPNQATHPAARSRDSDHVIPASDSSRGG is encoded by the coding sequence ATGAACAGTTCGGACAGCCTCCGTCGAAGGGTGATCGTGCCGGTGAGAACCGCCAGCCCTCAGTTCCGACGCCGTGCCTTCTCGCTGGTCGCTATGGGCGCGATGATGATCGCGCCAGAGTTCCTTTCTCAGGCACGCTGCCAGAACCTGATAGCGGAACCGGCTCGCCTCGACTTGGGAGCGGGACACGTGAGCGAGACGCTGGTTGGTGAGATCCGTCTGCGGAACGTGTCGTCCGAACGAATCAGATTGTACTCCGTTGAGCCGAGTTGCGATTCATGCACCGCAGTCACCTTCACCAACGGTTGGATTGAGGCAGGCGATGCGACCGAGTTGCAAGTTTCACTGCGATGTTCAGCGGACGAGGAAACGACGCTTCTCCAATCGGTGACGGTGAATTGCTCCGACCGCGAGCGCCCGAAATTCAAGGTTGTGCTCGAGGGCCGATTCCACCCTGCGATCGTTGTTCCCACCGACCGCATCGATGTCGGTGTTGTGCCGGCGGACGAGATCGTCTGCGTAGACGCGCCAGTGTACAACTGGCTCCCACGTTCGATCGAAATCGTGAGCATTGGCCGATCCGGCCCGGTCCGTGACGACAGCCTCACAATCCCGGCACACTCAGGCGCCGGACCCGGCCGCGCGATCATCCACGTGGAATTGGAGGCCCAAGCCTCTCCTGGGCCGCGTTCCTGGGAACTTCAGTGGTCCACCGGCCTTACTGCGCAACCGAGAGTCGGCATAGGCATCTCGGCGTATCTGTCACCGAAGAGCCCACTTCGAAGCACGGAATGGCTACCCATTCCCGGCGGAATCGTCGTGCCCCTTCGCTACGACCGAATCGCCGGTCCATCGAGGAGCCCGGCCCCGCTGCCGGCAGCGTCCGACGAGTGCGATACCCCGAATCAAGCGACGCATCCGGCGGCTAGAAGCCGCGATTCCGATCACGTGATCCCAGCCAGTGATTCCAGTCGAGGTGGATGA
- a CDS encoding phage tail tape measure protein, whose product MAETRGIRAGRAFVELGVSDKLTAGLKAAQRRLQAFGSGVRSIGQRLITAAATAAAPLAISAPVFASFEQSMARVRALTNASEKDFLRLSSEAKRLGETTVFSASQAADAMGFFALAGFSVEQILRSIGPTLNLAAAGQLEIAQAADIAAKIMAGMGIEADRLGEAVDVLTKAMTTANTDLLQLGDAMKFVGPIAKSAGIAFEEIVAAIQLLSNAGIQGEMAGTSLRGAILALTSPSQEAADKLKELGVRVLDAEGNVRPLADIIDDLNRAMEAMGSGERLEVLGRIFPARQAAGMAELLSQGADKLREYTRALGDAGGTASRIAGVQLNTLKGQATIFKSALEGLAIAVGESLVGALRAVAHSITRATAAMAQWVRENRSVVVIAAASILLVGALGVTLVAVGVAAQAAAFVLGGLRTILLTAKAALLAVGAAAGAILSPIGVVITAVAALGVAVLVSSGAAGAAIGWLGKQFAQLRDGVTRVMQGISDALAAGDVALAAKILWLSLKLVWQQGVAALNSAWLTARDFFITTAQKMWFGALAAAQTGFHALEVAWIETTSFLSKTWTKFTTGFQKIWESETSFVAKRMLEIQGLFDSSLNVDAAKQLVDEQLESRLSELESQAQQQLDERERKRQEQRRHAAETNEATLAEIGRQFEEAQESLRSGTDSRLAETQRQLDEARQRLEEAIAQARRSREEAQADESGGPRSPGQLVAALEDQLAGLGEAFSRGIEVRGTFSAEAVRGLAAGDDSAERTARATEQTARHTKRLVEASTKGLAFG is encoded by the coding sequence ATGGCCGAGACGCGAGGCATCCGGGCAGGGCGGGCGTTTGTTGAACTGGGCGTGAGCGACAAACTCACGGCGGGCCTGAAGGCGGCTCAGCGCCGTCTGCAGGCGTTCGGCAGCGGCGTCCGCTCCATCGGTCAGCGTCTCATCACTGCTGCGGCCACCGCCGCGGCGCCCCTGGCGATCAGCGCGCCGGTCTTCGCCAGCTTCGAACAGAGCATGGCGCGAGTGCGGGCGCTCACCAACGCCAGTGAGAAGGACTTTCTGCGCCTCTCGTCGGAGGCCAAGCGCCTCGGCGAAACGACGGTCTTCTCGGCGAGCCAGGCAGCGGATGCCATGGGCTTCTTCGCCCTGGCCGGCTTCAGCGTCGAGCAGATCCTCAGATCCATCGGCCCGACACTCAATCTCGCCGCCGCGGGCCAGCTCGAGATCGCCCAGGCCGCGGACATCGCCGCCAAGATCATGGCCGGCATGGGGATCGAGGCAGACCGTCTCGGCGAAGCGGTGGATGTCCTCACCAAGGCGATGACCACCGCCAACACCGATCTGCTTCAACTCGGCGACGCCATGAAGTTCGTCGGGCCGATCGCCAAGAGCGCCGGCATCGCCTTCGAGGAAATCGTCGCGGCCATTCAACTGCTCTCGAATGCCGGCATCCAGGGTGAGATGGCGGGGACGAGCCTCAGAGGCGCGATCCTGGCGCTCACCAGCCCGAGCCAGGAAGCGGCGGACAAACTCAAGGAACTCGGCGTCCGAGTGCTCGACGCCGAGGGCAACGTGCGGCCGCTGGCCGACATCATTGACGATCTCAATCGTGCGATGGAAGCGATGGGCTCAGGGGAGCGCCTCGAAGTGCTCGGGCGCATCTTCCCCGCGCGCCAGGCGGCGGGCATGGCGGAACTGCTCTCCCAGGGCGCGGACAAACTCCGGGAATACACCCGCGCGCTTGGCGACGCCGGCGGAACGGCCTCGCGCATCGCTGGTGTGCAGCTCAACACGCTCAAGGGACAGGCAACCATTTTCAAGAGTGCCCTCGAAGGCCTGGCAATCGCCGTCGGCGAGTCACTTGTCGGGGCGCTGCGCGCGGTCGCACACTCCATCACGCGCGCCACCGCGGCGATGGCGCAGTGGGTGCGTGAGAACCGCTCTGTGGTCGTCATCGCTGCGGCCTCGATACTGCTGGTGGGCGCGCTCGGCGTGACGTTGGTCGCAGTCGGTGTCGCGGCGCAGGCGGCGGCGTTCGTGCTCGGAGGTCTGAGAACCATCCTGCTCACCGCCAAGGCGGCGCTGCTTGCGGTCGGCGCCGCCGCGGGCGCGATTCTGTCGCCCATCGGCGTTGTGATCACCGCCGTCGCCGCACTGGGTGTCGCCGTTCTGGTTTCGAGCGGCGCCGCCGGTGCGGCGATCGGTTGGCTCGGCAAGCAGTTCGCGCAGTTGCGCGACGGCGTCACTCGAGTCATGCAGGGCATCTCCGATGCTCTCGCTGCGGGTGATGTGGCGCTGGCGGCCAAAATCCTCTGGCTGTCGCTCAAACTCGTGTGGCAGCAGGGTGTGGCGGCGCTCAACTCCGCCTGGCTCACGGCCCGGGACTTCTTCATCACCACCGCCCAGAAGATGTGGTTCGGGGCGCTGGCGGCGGCGCAGACGGGATTCCACGCCCTCGAGGTCGCATGGATCGAGACGACCTCATTCCTGTCAAAGACCTGGACGAAGTTCACAACGGGATTCCAGAAGATCTGGGAATCGGAGACGTCCTTTGTGGCCAAGCGGATGCTCGAGATCCAGGGGCTGTTCGATTCGTCTCTGAACGTCGATGCCGCCAAGCAGCTCGTCGATGAGCAGCTCGAATCCCGACTGTCCGAACTGGAGAGTCAGGCGCAGCAGCAGCTCGACGAACGTGAGCGCAAGCGGCAAGAGCAGCGCCGCCATGCCGCGGAAACCAACGAGGCGACGCTCGCGGAGATCGGCCGGCAGTTCGAGGAAGCGCAGGAATCACTTCGATCCGGCACCGACTCCCGCCTCGCCGAAACCCAGCGGCAACTTGATGAAGCGCGGCAGCGCCTGGAGGAAGCGATCGCCCAGGCCAGGCGCAGCCGCGAGGAGGCGCAGGCGGACGAATCTGGTGGGCCTCGATCGCCGGGGCAGCTTGTCGCGGCGCTCGAAGATCAACTCGCCGGGCTTGGCGAGGCGTTCAGCCGCGGCATCGAGGTGCGGGGTACGTTCAGCGCCGAGGCCGTGCGCGGCCTCGCCGCCGGCGATGACAGCGCTGAAAGAACCGCCCGCGCCACCGAGCAGACGGCACGACACACCAAGCGCCTCGTGGAGGCATCCACGAAGGGATTGGCCTTCGGATGA